ACCGACCGGCGGCCTGGAAGCGCTGCGGGCTGGTGCGGCGGGGTCACCCTCGGCACGACTGCGCCGCCTCGACAAATCGAACACAACAGCACCGGCGATTGCCGATCGCCTCGGCAGGTGCCAGGATTTGACCTTTGCCGTACAGCGTGCCGGTCAGTCGCCGGTCCGCATCACCCAACAGCATCCCAATACCCCTATGCACAGCTTGGAAGGGTTATCGGCCTCCGGCAGACAGATGCCGCCGGCGCGTAAGGCAGTGGGAGTGGAGAGGTTATCCCCCTCGCTCGCTGAGTCGGCGTTGTTCCGCCGCTTCATGCTCGAGTTCGGAGACGAGAAACGCGCAGTGTTTACCGATGTAATCGGCAACGCCTTGGAGATCGACCGCGGCCTCTTTCTGAACCTCAGGGGAGAGTGGAAGATCATGAAGGGCGAGCGGGCGCCTTGGCTGCTCTATACCGCCTTCAACATCAAGGAGCCGGACGAGATTTGGCGCGAGCCTGGTCGGCGCGGCGGGCGGGACAAGCTTTACTACCTGAGCCGGTTCGAGGTCGGGCGCCGGGGCTTACTGGGCTGTGTCGCCGTCTTCGCGCGCGAGCGGGGCGCAACTGGGACCTGGGCGGGCAGCACGAATTACGCGACGACAGACGAAAAATACATCTATCGCAAGCGCAACAAGGAGATTCTCAACGGCGAGATGAAATACTGGAGGCGGGAGTAAGGGCAGGGCGTTGCCCCCATCCAAGCCGATCGCTGGTGCGCCACGTCCCGACCTCGCAATCGACCGTTACGCTGACCAGTGTAGGCGATCACCGCCGGACCTGCAATCCAGGCGGGAGGCTCACGCCGGGTTGCGCCCCTGGGGCACTGCGTTTAGCCTTCCCCGGCCGCATCCCGTCGGCCGGAGGACCGCAACAACATGAACGACGACCAGGCACCGGGCTTTGCCACCCGCGCCATCCATCACGGCTACGACCCCCTGGACCACGAGGGGGCGCTCAATCCCCCGATCTATCTCAACTCCACCTACGCCTTCCCGGACATCGCCGAGGGGCAGCGGCGGTTCCGCGGCGAGTCGCCCGGCTTCATCTACTCGCGGGTCGGCAACCCGACCGCGAGCGTGCTGGAGGCGCGGCTCGCAAGCCTGGAGGGCGGCGCGGCGGGGCTCGCCACGGCCTCCGGGATGGGCGCCATCACCTCCGCCCTCTGGACCCTGCTTGCGGCCGGCGACACCATCGTCGCGGACCAGACGCTCTACGGCTGCACCTTCGGCTATCTGGAGCACGGGCTGACGCGGCTCGGGATCAAGGTGCGCTTCGCCGACCTCACCAGCCCCGCGGAGTTGGAGGCGGCCCTGGACCCGCACACCCGCGTGGTCTTCTTCGAGTCCCCCGCCAATCCCAACATGCGCCTGGTGGATATCGCCGCGGTCAGCGCCATGGCCCGGGGGCACGGGGCCCTGACGATCGTCGACAACACCTATTGCACGCCCTATCTGCAACGCCCGCTGGAGCTGGGGGCCGATCTCGTCGTGCACTCGGCGACCAAATATCTGGGCGGACACGGCGACTTGCTGGCCGGGGCGGTGGTGGGCAGCGCCGAACTGATCCAGCAGATCCGCTTCTTCGGGGTCAAAGAGATGACCGGGGCCTGCATCTCGGCCCTGGACGCCTATCTGGTCCTGCGGGGACTCAAGACCCTGGAACTGCGGATGGAGCGTCACTGCGACTCGGCCCAGTCCCTGGCGGAACTGCTCGCCGGCCACCCGGCGGTCGCGCAGATCTGGTATCCGGGCCTGCCGTCCTTCCCGCAAGGCGACCTGGCACGCCGCCAGATGCGCCGGCCCGGGGGTATGATCGCCCTCGAACTGCGCGGCGGCTACGCGGCCGGGGTGCGCTTCATGGACGCCCTGCGGCTCGTCACCCGGGCGGTGAGTCTGGGGGACTGCGAGACCCTGGCCCAGCACCCGGCGTCCATGACCCACGCCACCTATGCCCCGGAGGAGCGCGCCCGGCACGGCATCAGCGAGGGCCTGGTGCGTCTGTCCGTGGGGCTTGAGACCTGTGCCGACCTGGCCGCCGATCTGCGCCAGGCGCTCGCCGGCATCTGAGCGCGCCCAGAGGCCCGCACCGTGCCCGCCGCGCATCCCGATCGTCGATGACTGACATCACCGGAGCGACCTGCCGACCCATGTCTGACCCAGAATCCGCCACGCCCGAGTCCGCGCCCCCCGCCAAGGACCACACCCTGCTGGAACTGCGACTGATGGACGCCGTCGCCGCCACGGTCGCGGTGGACGCGGTGGGGCAGACGTTGCGAGGGCTGGGCCTCACGGCCGCCGTGCGCGACAGCCTGACCACGGTCTTGGTCCAGCTCCTGCTGGAGGCGCGTGAGCGCGAGGTGTTCGCGGATGATCCGCCGGTGGTGCAGGTGACGCTCAGCCTTCACGGCAACCAGGTCCGGGTGCGGGTGAGCGACCTGCGTATGCCGCAGTGGGGCGAGGAACCCAAGCCCTGCCGGTCCGACCAGTTGGTGCGCCAATCGCGGCTGGATGGGTTCCACCGGGGCGAGCAGGGCAACAGCGGCAACTGGAGCGAGTGCATCCTGAACCTGCCGACCGCGGCCGGCGGCACCCCGCCGGACCTTGAGCTGCCGACGGATACGCCGCGGGTGAGCGCGCCGGCGGCCGCGGCGGTGCAACTGCGCGAACTGTGCGCCGCGGATGCCGAAGGACTGGTGCGGCTCATCTACCGGGTCTATGGCTACAGCTACCCGAAGCCCGAGTTTTATTCGCTGGAGGAGATTCGGCGCCTGCTGAAGGTTGGCGGCTTGCGGGGCATTGTGGCGATCGATGACACCGG
The DNA window shown above is from Candidatus Thiodictyon syntrophicum and carries:
- the megL gene encoding methionine gamma-lyase, translated to MNDDQAPGFATRAIHHGYDPLDHEGALNPPIYLNSTYAFPDIAEGQRRFRGESPGFIYSRVGNPTASVLEARLASLEGGAAGLATASGMGAITSALWTLLAAGDTIVADQTLYGCTFGYLEHGLTRLGIKVRFADLTSPAELEAALDPHTRVVFFESPANPNMRLVDIAAVSAMARGHGALTIVDNTYCTPYLQRPLELGADLVVHSATKYLGGHGDLLAGAVVGSAELIQQIRFFGVKEMTGACISALDAYLVLRGLKTLELRMERHCDSAQSLAELLAGHPAVAQIWYPGLPSFPQGDLARRQMRRPGGMIALELRGGYAAGVRFMDALRLVTRAVSLGDCETLAQHPASMTHATYAPEERARHGISEGLVRLSVGLETCADLAADLRQALAGI
- a CDS encoding PBECR2 nuclease fold domain-containing protein — protein: MTFAVQRAGQSPVRITQQHPNTPMHSLEGLSASGRQMPPARKAVGVERLSPSLAESALFRRFMLEFGDEKRAVFTDVIGNALEIDRGLFLNLRGEWKIMKGERAPWLLYTAFNIKEPDEIWREPGRRGGRDKLYYLSRFEVGRRGLLGCVAVFARERGATGTWAGSTNYATTDEKYIYRKRNKEILNGEMKYWRRE